The sequence below is a genomic window from Candidatus Aegiribacteria sp..
TCGGGGCGTGGCGCAGTTCGGTAGCGCACCTGCTTTGGGAGCAGGGGGTCGCCGGTTCAAATCCGGCCGCCCCGACCATTTATTTTCGGAACACATGCCGGAGACTGCCCCATTTTTCTTTTCTATCCTGTTGTGTCGCGAGAAGGTTCTGTATGGCTTTCCTGTCATCCCCGGTGCCGAAGCAGATAAGATTGTCTCCCACTGAGAGCCTGTAATCCCCGGACGGACTGTAAACATAGCTGCCATCATTCTTTTTAACGGCTATTATCACAACACCTGTCCTGTTATGCAATTCAAGCTTTTTAAGTGTTTTTCCAATTGAAGGGCACTTCTTATATATCTCTATACTGATATATCCTTCGGTCTTATCACGGGCGAAGACAATTCCATCAAGAAATTTCGCGACATCGGGACGGAGCATCTCGTTTGAGATCCTGAGCCCTTCCGCCGCGTCCTGATTAACGGTTCTTCTCGTTCCTACGAGTTTAAGCTTCCTTTCGGCAGAAATGTCAGAAGCTACAGAATATATCTCGAGTTCGGGGTTGATTCTTCTTGCTGAAAGGCTGAGGAATACATTACTTCTGTCATCCGGAAGCACACAGAACAGAGCCCTGGCATTCAAAAGGTCAGTTTTCTTTAATATATTATCAATCAGGCAGTTGCCTTGTACCGCTGTTATAGTTATCCCCATATCCTCTATCGTTTTCAGAGCATCGGGATCTTTATCCACAACCGTAGCTGTAAAACCGTGACTAACGAGTTCCTTGATAACGCAAAGTCCGGTATCACCCGCACCTGACACTACGCATACTTTACTACTGTTATCAGAAGGGCTCACAGCGTTTTTCTCCTTTTGCGCCGCTGCAGTGTCCTGGCAAGAAGTCCGAGTTGTTCCGGAGATGCTATAGTTAGTATAACATCATCCTGCTCAAGCGTATAGTCCGCTCCAGGATTGTAAACAACTGAACCGTCCTGCTTCATTACCGCGAATATTCTTGTTCCGGTTTTCCGGCCGAGGTTCATCTCTCCCAGTGTACTTCCGATTGATGGACAGTCACTGCTGATTATGTATTCTTCCATTCTGTAATCATGGTCGCCGCTGTCTATCATCTTTTCCATGAAATCCATTGTTTCTATGTTGAGAAGATCCGCTACAAGTTTTTTTCCAACCGCGATGGATGGCGTGAAGGACGCGTCAGCTCCGACAAGCAACAGCTTTTCCTCGTTTTCCTCACCGGATGCCCTGCTTACTATCTTGAGATCTTTATTCAAAAGGTGCGCTGCAAGTGTCAGATACAGATTATCGCTGTCGTCCGGCAGCACTGATACAAGGCCTCGGGCTTTCTTTATTCTGGCTTCGGAGAAGAGTACTTCGTCCGATCTGTCTCTTGAGAGATAAAAGAAGCCGTTTGTCTTTCTGAGGTTGTGTGGTGGATTCGCATCGGAATCAATACCCACTACAGGTATCCCGAACCGCAGGAACTCGGATATGATCACACTTCCCGCTCCGCCGCATCCGCAGACGATAAAATGACCGTTTAAACGTGATATGTTCCTCAGGATAACACGCCTTTTCATATTCTCCGCCAGGCGCGTTCCTACGAGATAAGCAACGAAATTCGCGTTTACATAAAGAATTGCCATATATGCAATAATCACGAAAACCGTGACCCATATATTGTAAGCCCTCCGCCATTTCTCGTTCATGTAATCGTAAGCATAATTCCTGATGACATCGTCGAAACCGACGGTAGTTATGGTTATTGCTGTCATATAACTTGAAAGAAGAAGTTCCCCCGCAAAGGAGCTTTCATCCAGCTGCATCTGTATATCGGCGATTTCGGACAGCTGGGCATCGGTGGGAGATTCAATACTACGAAGGTTCTGAAGGGTTGAGATAGACTGGTTCTTAAGAATGCCTGATCTATGGGTGGTGAATATCATGAAGCCCGATATGCCGATAACGTTCACGAGCATGAAGAGAGTCAGTGCAACGGCGATCTTGCTCGAAAGGAAGTACGCGAAACCGCGCCATGTTTTCATCTTACTGAATGACCTGTCGTATTTCCCGTATCTGTTCAAGCGAAACATATTCTACACTTTCATCTGCTTGAAACTGTCAGGTGAAATGCTCCACAGTTCATTGAACGCTTTCTCCCATGTTCTGTCAATTGCCATCATCCTGGCATTTCTACTCATCGAATCCAGTAATTCCCTGTTCTGAGCGATCTCCAGAATACTATTCGCAAGGGATTCGGGATCGTGACTGGTGAATACCAGACCGGTTTTACCCGGTTGAATTATCTCCTGAGGCCCCCCCATGTCGCTGACAACGGCGGGAAGTCCTGATGCCTGTGCTTCTAGAACTGAGTTTCCATAGGTATCCGTGGAACTGGGGAATACGAAGATATCACCTGAAGCGTAGGCTCTTGAAAGGTCTTCTCCGTGCAGCTCACCGCAAAAGAAGCATCCCCTTCCACCGAGCTGGTTTACAAGTTCTCCAAGGTATGGGCCATCTCCCGCAAGATAAAGCTCAAGGTTGGGCATTGCGCTGCGGGCAATTATGAATGCCTTCACCAGGACATCAAGATCTTTTTCTCGCGAAATCCTGCCGGCGTAGATCAATTTCACTGATTCTGTATTACCACCGAATCTGCGAATGAATTCATCCGATTTCCAGTCAGGTGAGAAGAGATCGCAGTCAGTTCCCCTTGGGAACAGCTTCATTTTATCCCTGGAAATTCCCATTTTTTCCAGATCGTCCATGTAGTATCTGCTGGGTACAAGAACTATATCTACATTGCTGTAGAACCATGCCGCCGCCGCTCCGGCGAATTCTCCCATCTTGCCGTCCTGTACTATGTGATTTACATGTCTTGGATAATCCGTGTGATAAATACCCGCGGCAGGTATGCCAAGAATCCTTGAAATTCCAAGCGCCGCGAATCCAACCGGACCGGGTGTTGAAATGTAGATCATCCCGAAATTTTCATCCTCCACGAATCGCAGAACCTCAAGAAAAGGTGGAATTGAGAGTAGTTTAGATTGATAATCCGGAACAGGAAACTCACGGATAGGAGGGAAATTAACAACCCATCCAGGAAAGGATAGCGGTCGGCTCTGTGAGGCTATAACAGCCATTTTTCTGCAGCTGTCCATCGCGAGTCTGCTGAATTTCTGAATTGTCCTCGAAACACCGTTCAAATCGTCTATCGTATCTGTAAACCAGACCCTTTTGTCAGGATTTTGAAGATTTTCCAAAATACCCGGTGAGACCTCCGAAGCGATGCTTTCTACTGCCTCTTTCCCCTTCTTCCTGCTCAAATAGGCCATGGGGTAAGGAATATTCAGGAGAATAACAGGGATAAGGGCGGTAAAGGCTTCCAGGGCATCAAGAAGCCTTCCATCGGCAATCCTCTTTACCAGAAGTGAGGAGTAGTGCTGGAATAATCGATTGCTCAGTCTGTTCAATATTTCAAAGGTTCGCTCATCTATTCCCTCGGTTTCCAGCTCGGGGCTTCCGGAACGAAGGTTAAGATCCTTACCGATTTCAATAAGCTGATCGGCGAAAATAGTTTCAAAATCTGATTCACCGGATTTTTTTGCTTTCTTCATAAGCTGGTGGAAAAGAAAGTCCGCTTTATGCCATACGGTAGGTTCATCGGAAGATATGGATGGTCTGAAGAACCGGTCTGCCGCCATTGTGGCTATTGTAGGCATCTTCTTTGCTGTAAGCCTGTCTCTGTAGAAGGAATACGCGATGGAGTATACCGAATAGGCGGAACGGATGGCGTTGCCGTGCTCTCCTCTGGGAATGCCTCTGCCCTGGCTTACACCCTTCAGATAATCTTCCAGACTGTCCGCATCCTCAACCTCCGTATAAGTCAACCCCATGAACCTGCCGCAGTGGTCATCAGAGCCGCCCGTAAACCCGGTAAATCCGGGGTCATGCTTTATGCATCTTGTTATGGGGATCACGGAATCGTTCTCGACCGCTGACCGGGTGCCGTTAAGGGATTCAATGAGATCAACATTCGCGATAACATTTCTGAATTCACTGTTCAAAAGATCTGTTCCAGGAAAGTAGAAGGGATGAACAAGGGAGTGAATGATGCTTCTGTCTTTGAGGTATTCCATGAGGGCGGGAAAAGAATCTCTAACCGCTATCATTTCCTCGTGTTCTTCGGGGGAGATGTTGTAAGCAACGATATGAACTGAAGTTCTGGTTCCATGCAGAAAAGTTCTTATCTCTTCGCTGATGAATGTTCCCGGCAGTTGGGCTATGCTCAAAGATCCTTCGATTGTATTGATATCCGTTATGGTGACGAAGTCCATTCCCCGTTTGCGGGCAAGTTCGTATATAAGCTCTGGTGGAGTGAAGCTTTCGGGGGCTTTGAGTGATCTGAGAACCCATCTTCCGGATTCCTTTGAATACTTCGAATGAACGTGAAGATCACATGAAAGACCCGCCATTGATACCTCCCGGATAAGCAGGTGAGTATCATAAGAAAGTATCAGGCTTCGGTCACGTCAAGCTGAGTGCCAAGCTGGGTGCCGGGCCTAACATCTAAACATTTTGTCTTATTATATCTATGTAACTTATAGTAAAATTTCCTATTGTTAAAACATGTACGAATGTTATGCCCGGCCAAATTCTACGCGACCCCGCCTTACCTTTCTACAATGACGATTCCCTGGGGACCATTTCCTGCTGTTAGTGTATCGAGCATGACCTTTGATGTCCAGTTTGAAACGTAAACTAAATCATCTTCGAAATCGGTCATATATAGAGTGTCACCACTGACTGCCAGACCCGCTAGAGTAATCGATGAATCGGGTGTCCAAGTCGATTGAAGTGTTCCTGATTCATCATAGAAGAATATTGAAGATCCGAATCCATCACAGCAGGCGAAGGAACTACCCACTCTAACTGGTGAGAAAGGAGTACCTCCAGTGGGAATCTGAGCTTTGATAGTCGCTGTAACAGGATCGATTATTGAAACAACACCGTCATCCGTATAGGTGTAAGAGAATGCATGAATGTTGCCCGTTTCAGGGCAGTACCACAACTCGGTTGTGTTCTGCCCAGTGTCGATCCAACCGGTTTCCTCGAGAGTTACCGCATCGAAGACGGTTACTCCTCCGGGGGGATTGGGTGCGGAATAGTCGCCGTGACTTACGAATATGCTACCGGAAGCGATGGCGATTCCGTACGGATAGTCGGAGACATCCACTGCTTCGCCAAGTGTCCAGGTTTCAGTTGATACAGGTGTTATCTTGTTATTGAGCAGGAGAGTAACCCAGATGTTGTCGTTGTAGTAAGCCATGGCCCAGGGATTGCTGCCAGCTGGAAAGGTAATCTCGTGCAGGAGTGATCCCGACATGGAAAGATCGACGACCTGGAGAATAGAGGAAAGGGAGCTCAGAACTGCCAGCTTATCAGAACCAAGGTAGAGCATATCATTTGGGGCGTTTCCGGTAATGTAGGCCGTCGATACAAGAAAATCGCTTTCAGGGAAGTATAGATCAAC
It includes:
- a CDS encoding glycosyltransferase is translated as MAGLSCDLHVHSKYSKESGRWVLRSLKAPESFTPPELIYELARKRGMDFVTITDINTIEGSLSIAQLPGTFISEEIRTFLHGTRTSVHIVAYNISPEEHEEMIAVRDSFPALMEYLKDRSIIHSLVHPFYFPGTDLLNSEFRNVIANVDLIESLNGTRSAVENDSVIPITRCIKHDPGFTGFTGGSDDHCGRFMGLTYTEVEDADSLEDYLKGVSQGRGIPRGEHGNAIRSAYSVYSIAYSFYRDRLTAKKMPTIATMAADRFFRPSISSDEPTVWHKADFLFHQLMKKAKKSGESDFETIFADQLIEIGKDLNLRSGSPELETEGIDERTFEILNRLSNRLFQHYSSLLVKRIADGRLLDALEAFTALIPVILLNIPYPMAYLSRKKGKEAVESIASEVSPGILENLQNPDKRVWFTDTIDDLNGVSRTIQKFSRLAMDSCRKMAVIASQSRPLSFPGWVVNFPPIREFPVPDYQSKLLSIPPFLEVLRFVEDENFGMIYISTPGPVGFAALGISRILGIPAAGIYHTDYPRHVNHIVQDGKMGEFAGAAAAWFYSNVDIVLVPSRYYMDDLEKMGISRDKMKLFPRGTDCDLFSPDWKSDEFIRRFGGNTESVKLIYAGRISREKDLDVLVKAFIIARSAMPNLELYLAGDGPYLGELVNQLGGRGCFFCGELHGEDLSRAYASGDIFVFPSSTDTYGNSVLEAQASGLPAVVSDMGGPQEIIQPGKTGLVFTSHDPESLANSILEIAQNRELLDSMSRNARMMAIDRTWEKAFNELWSISPDSFKQMKV
- a CDS encoding TrkA family potassium uptake protein encodes the protein MSPSDNSSKVCVVSGAGDTGLCVIKELVSHGFTATVVDKDPDALKTIEDMGITITAVQGNCLIDNILKKTDLLNARALFCVLPDDRSNVFLSLSARRINPELEIYSVASDISAERKLKLVGTRRTVNQDAAEGLRISNEMLRPDVAKFLDGIVFARDKTEGYISIEIYKKCPSIGKTLKKLELHNRTGVVIIAVKKNDGSYVYSPSGDYRLSVGDNLICFGTGDDRKAIQNLLATQQDRKEKWGSLRHVFRK
- a CDS encoding NAD-binding protein, whose translation is MFRLNRYGKYDRSFSKMKTWRGFAYFLSSKIAVALTLFMLVNVIGISGFMIFTTHRSGILKNQSISTLQNLRSIESPTDAQLSEIADIQMQLDESSFAGELLLSSYMTAITITTVGFDDVIRNYAYDYMNEKWRRAYNIWVTVFVIIAYMAILYVNANFVAYLVGTRLAENMKRRVILRNISRLNGHFIVCGCGGAGSVIISEFLRFGIPVVGIDSDANPPHNLRKTNGFFYLSRDRSDEVLFSEARIKKARGLVSVLPDDSDNLYLTLAAHLLNKDLKIVSRASGEENEEKLLLVGADASFTPSIAVGKKLVADLLNIETMDFMEKMIDSGDHDYRMEEYIISSDCPSIGSTLGEMNLGRKTGTRIFAVMKQDGSVVYNPGADYTLEQDDVILTIASPEQLGLLARTLQRRKRRKTL